In the Haloferula helveola genome, one interval contains:
- a CDS encoding cupin domain-containing protein, with protein sequence MLPTVKRLPPKPSCPDGEVAFPLVETAGLTLECLVSQGAASPDGFWYDQGRPEWVMLLKGSATLVFEEGVLELSTGDSLTIPPGMRHRVGEVSDDAVWLALHYEPDSA encoded by the coding sequence ATGCTTCCGACTGTCAAACGCCTGCCTCCCAAGCCGTCTTGCCCCGATGGCGAAGTCGCCTTTCCTCTCGTTGAGACGGCCGGACTGACGCTTGAGTGCCTCGTTTCGCAGGGTGCGGCTTCTCCGGACGGGTTTTGGTACGATCAGGGCCGCCCGGAATGGGTCATGTTACTCAAAGGATCGGCTACTCTGGTTTTCGAGGAAGGCGTGCTCGAGCTATCGACCGGCGATTCTCTGACCATACCGCCCGGCATGCGGCATCGCGTCGGCGAAGTGTCGGACGACGCCGTGTGGCTGGCGTTGCATTATGAGCCGGATTCCGCCTGA
- a CDS encoding DUF1592 domain-containing protein, which produces MRIPLSVVATLAVILPAAAEDPSAVLQVFEKNCVECHGKGEKVKGDVDLMAIRSGSDLSQDPELLKSIIDAIDFEEMPPEDEPQLEPDVRAAFLADLKGLLRESLAETKVYPRTPIRRMNRFQYNNAVVDLFRLNREVFSLPEKMMREHDGYFQPATGRVPDVVKVGSRPLGKSQLIEPRLAGVAPFPQDLRAEHGFDNQADHLSMSPLLMEAFLRLGQSITESDDFNPKTVGHWKSLFAPPAGSGNAEQETRRRLRVFLTMAFRRPVEEDVLDRYAGFLSERLEAGVRYDDAVAELAAAVIASPRFLYLYDRGTAGKGTVTVDHFELASRMSFFLWGSIPDNELLDLAGKGELGNPDVLSKQIDRMLADRRLKRFCDSFPTQWLQLERIVSSTPSREKYPDFYFSAYRNSMHMMIEPLLLFETVLIENRPITELIDPGFSYRSGQLEKAYGKLSISKGGWNLKQGGVQALSFTRLPVRDRRNGGVITNAAVMTMTSGPERSQPITRGAWVATVIFNNPPNPPPADVPPLEENHAEEEKPLTLRERLAMHRERADCRGCHEKIDPLGFALENYNAIGRWRDDYENGREVDVSDTLFRKHRFASVIEFKDAILAEKDRFTRGLAGHMLSFALARELGAADQPALDRIAAATAADDYRMKTLIREVILSEPFRSKTLVKAENTEH; this is translated from the coding sequence ATGCGTATTCCTTTGTCCGTGGTCGCCACCCTCGCCGTGATTCTTCCGGCTGCCGCGGAGGATCCGTCGGCAGTGCTGCAGGTATTCGAGAAGAACTGCGTCGAGTGCCACGGCAAGGGCGAGAAGGTGAAGGGGGATGTCGATCTGATGGCGATCCGTTCCGGCTCGGACCTGAGCCAGGACCCCGAGCTCCTCAAGTCGATCATCGATGCCATCGATTTCGAGGAGATGCCTCCCGAGGACGAGCCGCAGCTTGAACCCGATGTCCGGGCGGCGTTTCTCGCCGATCTGAAGGGCCTGCTCCGCGAGTCGCTTGCCGAGACGAAGGTTTACCCGCGGACGCCGATCCGGCGGATGAACCGCTTCCAGTACAACAACGCGGTGGTCGACCTGTTCCGGCTGAACCGTGAGGTCTTCTCCCTGCCCGAGAAGATGATGAGGGAGCACGACGGATACTTCCAGCCGGCGACCGGCCGGGTTCCCGACGTCGTCAAGGTCGGGAGCCGCCCGCTCGGGAAGTCGCAGTTGATCGAGCCCCGTCTCGCCGGGGTGGCGCCCTTTCCCCAGGACCTTCGGGCGGAGCACGGATTCGACAATCAGGCCGACCACCTGTCGATGTCGCCGCTTCTGATGGAGGCCTTCCTCAGGCTCGGGCAGTCGATCACGGAGAGTGACGACTTCAACCCGAAGACGGTGGGTCACTGGAAGTCGTTGTTCGCTCCTCCTGCCGGAAGCGGGAATGCCGAACAGGAGACGCGCCGCCGCCTTCGCGTCTTCCTGACCATGGCGTTCCGGAGGCCGGTGGAGGAAGATGTTCTCGATCGCTATGCGGGCTTCCTCTCCGAGAGGCTCGAGGCGGGCGTCCGCTACGACGACGCGGTTGCGGAGCTTGCGGCGGCGGTGATTGCCTCGCCCCGGTTCCTCTATCTCTACGATCGCGGAACAGCTGGGAAAGGGACGGTGACCGTCGATCACTTCGAGCTGGCGTCGCGCATGTCGTTTTTCCTTTGGGGCAGCATTCCGGACAACGAACTGCTTGATCTCGCCGGGAAGGGTGAGTTGGGCAACCCGGACGTGCTGTCGAAGCAGATCGACCGGATGCTCGCCGACCGCAGGCTGAAGCGATTTTGCGACAGCTTCCCAACCCAGTGGTTGCAGCTGGAACGCATCGTCTCATCGACGCCGAGCCGCGAGAAGTATCCGGATTTCTACTTCTCCGCCTACCGCAACAGCATGCACATGATGATCGAGCCGCTGTTGCTCTTCGAGACGGTGCTGATCGAGAACCGCCCGATCACCGAGTTGATCGACCCGGGGTTCAGCTACCGTTCCGGACAACTCGAGAAGGCTTACGGAAAGCTTTCGATCAGCAAGGGCGGTTGGAATCTCAAGCAAGGCGGCGTGCAGGCGCTGAGCTTCACCCGCCTTCCGGTGCGGGACCGTCGCAATGGTGGCGTGATCACCAATGCCGCGGTGATGACCATGACATCCGGACCGGAGAGGTCGCAGCCGATCACGCGCGGCGCATGGGTCGCGACCGTGATCTTCAACAACCCTCCGAATCCTCCGCCCGCCGACGTCCCGCCGCTGGAGGAGAATCATGCGGAGGAAGAGAAGCCGTTGACGCTTCGCGAGCGTTTGGCCATGCACCGCGAACGGGCCGACTGCCGCGGTTGTCACGAGAAGATCGATCCGCTCGGGTTCGCGCTCGAGAACTACAACGCGATCGGACGCTGGCGGGACGATTACGAGAACGGCCGCGAGGTGGACGTTTCGGACACCTTGTTCCGCAAGCACCGGTTCGCCAGCGTGATTGAGTTCAAGGATGCGATCCTTGCCGAAAAGGATCGCTTCACCCGAGGCCTCGCGGGGCATATGCTGTCCTTTGCCTTGGCGCGTGAACTGGGCGCTGCGGATCAACCCGCGCTCGACCGGATCGCGGCTGCCACGGCCGCCGACGATTACCGAATGAAGACGCTGATCCGTGAAGTGATCCTGAGTGAACCGTTCCGCAGCAAGACCCTCGTGAAAGCCGAAAACACCGAACACTGA
- a CDS encoding DUF1552 domain-containing protein — translation MRPISRRRFLRGIGGAALALPWLESAGATRAPAAVAKRMAHFYVPIGVVRRGFFPGEADHVIPKGNLGNIRRSLGKQDPLYSVRPLDRLTPTMEPLAGLKDKINLITGMDRTFQQGTDVHAQCASCYLSSAEPYTIKGTAWPLDRTLDHLVADQVGTTTPFPTLEFSCNSHKDNKESIYFDNISWYGTGHLAPSIRDPRKMYRRLFSTREIRRFRDVTDLVLEDAASLKRELGYADGQKFDEYFDSVRTIELQMERLEKMKAELSKVTFDEPPETYLPRGEYIRLMGDLMVVALQTGLTNVATFMVGPERWDTPYLFEELFDKPRSHHQMSHNQTKMIGDLLKVDRFHMEQFAYLAEKMDSVVEADGTTMLDNTLFTYGSGLGDGSTHQYNDLPIIVAGGGRGVKAGQHINMPEGTPLANLWLTQARMMGLGMERFADSSGEISALRAS, via the coding sequence ATGAGACCCATTTCCAGAAGACGCTTTCTCCGCGGGATCGGCGGTGCCGCGCTCGCCTTGCCATGGCTCGAGAGCGCTGGCGCGACGCGGGCCCCGGCCGCCGTGGCCAAGCGCATGGCTCACTTCTACGTTCCGATCGGAGTGGTGCGCCGGGGATTCTTTCCCGGTGAAGCGGACCATGTCATTCCGAAGGGGAACCTCGGCAACATCCGGCGGTCGCTCGGCAAGCAGGACCCGCTCTACAGTGTCCGTCCGCTGGATCGGTTGACTCCGACGATGGAGCCGCTGGCCGGCCTGAAGGACAAGATCAACCTGATCACCGGCATGGACCGGACCTTCCAGCAGGGCACCGACGTGCACGCGCAGTGCGCGTCCTGCTACCTCAGCAGTGCGGAGCCGTACACGATCAAGGGCACCGCGTGGCCGCTGGACCGCACGCTGGATCACTTGGTGGCGGATCAGGTCGGCACGACCACACCGTTTCCGACGCTTGAGTTCAGCTGCAACAGCCACAAGGACAACAAGGAGTCGATCTACTTCGACAACATCTCTTGGTATGGGACGGGACACCTCGCGCCTTCGATCCGGGATCCGAGGAAGATGTACCGTCGGCTTTTCTCCACCCGGGAGATCCGGAGGTTCCGCGATGTCACCGATCTGGTGCTGGAGGACGCCGCCTCGCTGAAGCGGGAACTTGGCTATGCGGACGGGCAGAAGTTCGACGAGTATTTCGATTCGGTACGGACCATCGAGCTCCAGATGGAGCGGTTGGAGAAGATGAAGGCGGAGCTCTCGAAGGTGACCTTCGACGAGCCTCCGGAGACCTATCTTCCCCGGGGAGAATACATCCGCCTCATGGGTGACCTGATGGTCGTGGCCCTCCAGACCGGGTTGACGAATGTCGCGACCTTCATGGTCGGCCCGGAACGTTGGGACACGCCTTACCTGTTCGAGGAGTTGTTCGACAAGCCGCGGAGCCACCACCAGATGTCGCACAACCAGACCAAGATGATCGGCGACCTGCTGAAGGTGGACCGCTTCCACATGGAGCAGTTCGCGTATCTGGCGGAAAAGATGGACTCGGTCGTCGAGGCGGACGGTACGACGATGCTCGACAACACGCTGTTCACCTACGGATCGGGACTCGGTGACGGATCCACGCACCAGTACAACGACCTGCCGATCATCGTCGCCGGTGGCGGCCGGGGCGTGAAGGCCGGTCAGCACATCAACATGCCGGAAGGCACGCCTCTCGCGAACCTGTGGCTCACGCAGGCACGCATGATGGGACTCGGGATGGAACGCTTCGCCGACAGCTCGGGAGAGATCTCGGCGCTCAGGGCATCGTGA
- the creC gene encoding two-component system sensor histidine kinase CreC, translating into MRLTRITLLIIALIIGSGFYLLVRRQLDEVEPQTFQATEESMVDTAHLLASFVEADLDGGEFDPERFAKAFDISESREFRARIYSHLKTTVGVGAYVTDRQGIVLFDSKYPERVGQDFSAMRDVHLTLQGHYGARSSRSEEGDPASSVLHIAAPVGDPENPWGVLTVYKPQSDVLPIVRRRRSEIWWGTGLIGGGILFLVGAVFIWQYRPISRLTDYARAIEQGKRPPSPPLGAGREVNTLARALESMREALEGRKYAERYVQTLTHEMKSPLAAIRGAAELLDENMPAADRSRFLNNIRAESARADRLLNRLLELSALEGRSQLDSTDTVDFSDVVRRAIDQGRPLAELAGVTLSIDLPEEPVEVLGDAFILRAAVTNLLENAIDFSPSGETVSIRLSGSDETVLTIEDHGPGIPDYAREKIFERFFSLRHLKAGRKGTGLGLTLVKEAAELHGGRIALDPVDPNGTRAVLTLPSAGKP; encoded by the coding sequence ATGCGCCTCACCCGGATCACGCTCCTGATCATCGCCCTGATCATCGGATCCGGCTTTTACCTGCTGGTGCGGCGCCAGCTCGACGAGGTCGAGCCGCAGACCTTTCAGGCCACCGAGGAGTCGATGGTCGATACCGCCCACCTTCTGGCTTCCTTCGTCGAGGCCGATCTGGATGGCGGCGAATTCGATCCCGAACGTTTCGCCAAGGCCTTCGACATCTCCGAATCCAGGGAGTTCCGGGCGCGGATCTACAGCCACCTCAAGACAACCGTCGGGGTCGGCGCCTATGTCACCGACCGCCAGGGCATCGTCCTGTTTGATTCCAAGTATCCCGAGCGGGTCGGCCAGGACTTCTCGGCCATGCGCGATGTCCACCTGACACTCCAAGGCCACTACGGTGCACGCAGTAGCCGCTCGGAGGAAGGCGACCCGGCCAGCTCCGTGCTCCACATCGCTGCTCCCGTCGGCGACCCGGAGAACCCTTGGGGCGTACTGACCGTCTACAAGCCGCAGTCCGACGTCCTTCCCATCGTCAGGCGCAGGCGATCGGAGATCTGGTGGGGCACCGGACTCATTGGCGGCGGCATCCTGTTTCTCGTCGGCGCGGTGTTCATCTGGCAATACCGGCCGATCAGCAGGCTCACCGACTACGCGCGGGCCATCGAGCAAGGCAAGCGACCCCCATCACCGCCACTCGGGGCCGGGCGGGAGGTCAACACCCTCGCACGCGCTCTCGAGTCGATGCGTGAGGCACTCGAGGGACGGAAATACGCCGAGCGCTACGTCCAGACCCTCACGCATGAGATGAAAAGCCCGCTGGCGGCGATCCGCGGAGCCGCCGAGCTGCTCGACGAGAACATGCCCGCTGCCGACCGCTCGCGCTTTCTCAACAACATCCGTGCGGAGTCCGCCCGCGCCGACCGTTTACTCAACCGCCTGCTCGAACTGTCGGCGCTCGAGGGCCGGTCGCAGCTCGACAGCACCGACACCGTGGACTTCTCGGACGTTGTGCGGAGAGCCATCGACCAAGGCCGTCCCCTCGCCGAACTGGCAGGCGTCACGCTCTCGATCGACCTGCCGGAAGAACCGGTCGAGGTGCTGGGCGACGCCTTCATCTTGCGGGCGGCCGTGACCAACCTGCTGGAGAACGCCATCGATTTCTCCCCGTCCGGCGAAACCGTGTCGATCCGTCTTTCGGGATCGGATGAAACGGTGCTCACGATCGAAGACCACGGGCCGGGCATTCCCGACTACGCACGCGAAAAGATCTTCGAGCGCTTCTTCTCGCTCCGTCACCTCAAGGCCGGCCGAAAGGGAACCGGCCTCGGCCTCACCCTGGTCAAGGAAGCCGCCGAACTCCATGGAGGCCGTATCGCTCTCGACCCCGTCGATCCGAATGGCACCCGTGCGGTGCTCACCTTGCCGTCCGCGGGAAAACCCTGA
- the creB gene encoding two-component system response regulator CreB: MRILLVEDEPAIADAVVYAFQTERFEIQHALTGADALARHAETAFDFVILDIGLPDMTGLEVCKVLREKSSVPILFLTARDGELDRILGLELGGDDYVTKPFSPREIVARVRAIMRRSQGEAPSKVPPPPASDSPLTHDSNSMRILCSGKALDLTAHEYKLLLVFLSRPGRVYTRDQLLDHAWEDPGAVTDRTIDAHIKTIRSKLREMSPGAEDLIQTRRGLGYAYVP; the protein is encoded by the coding sequence ATGCGCATCCTTCTTGTTGAAGACGAGCCCGCCATCGCCGACGCCGTCGTTTACGCGTTCCAAACCGAACGCTTCGAGATCCAGCATGCCCTGACCGGCGCCGACGCCCTCGCGCGCCACGCCGAGACCGCCTTCGACTTCGTCATCCTCGACATCGGTCTGCCGGACATGACCGGCCTCGAAGTCTGCAAGGTGCTGCGCGAGAAGTCCTCGGTCCCGATCCTTTTCCTCACCGCCCGCGACGGAGAACTCGACCGCATCCTCGGCCTCGAACTCGGCGGCGACGACTACGTCACCAAGCCCTTCAGCCCGCGCGAAATCGTCGCCCGAGTCCGCGCCATCATGCGCCGCTCCCAAGGAGAGGCTCCTTCCAAGGTGCCTCCCCCACCCGCATCCGACTCCCCCCTCACCCATGACTCCAACTCGATGCGGATCCTCTGCTCCGGCAAGGCCCTCGACCTGACCGCCCACGAGTACAAGCTTCTCCTCGTCTTCCTCAGCCGACCCGGCCGCGTCTACACCCGCGATCAACTGCTCGATCACGCGTGGGAGGATCCGGGCGCCGTCACCGACCGCACCATCGACGCCCACATCAAGACCATCCGCTCCAAGCTGCGCGAGATGTCCCCGGGCGCCGAGGACCTGATCCAAACCCGCCGTGGCCTCGGCTACGCCTACGTGCCGTGA
- a CDS encoding copper homeostasis protein CutC encodes MKVEICLDSLPSVAASAEAGAHRIELCSGLVEGGLTPSIGVLKQARRIFPGGIVMMIRPRGGDFLYSPDELAAMADDIRAAAEHGADAVVFGCLQADGSIDEAACEPLIAAAGGLPVVFHRAFDVSADLSASLETLTGLGFTRVLTSGGAPTAVEGAEVIGELVRQAAGRIEILPGGGIRAENAATVAATGAGQIHLTGRRTTDSTMTFRRPEIPMGAGSVPGEYEHRTTDPNLIRQLLASF; translated from the coding sequence ATGAAAGTTGAAATCTGCCTCGACTCCCTGCCATCCGTCGCCGCCTCCGCCGAGGCGGGCGCGCATCGCATCGAACTGTGCTCCGGATTGGTCGAGGGCGGCCTGACGCCTTCGATCGGAGTCTTGAAACAGGCCCGACGTATCTTTCCGGGAGGCATCGTGATGATGATCCGCCCTCGTGGCGGCGATTTCCTCTACTCGCCCGACGAACTCGCGGCGATGGCCGACGACATTCGTGCCGCTGCCGAACACGGCGCCGATGCGGTCGTTTTCGGCTGCCTGCAGGCCGATGGATCGATCGACGAGGCCGCCTGCGAACCCCTGATCGCCGCCGCGGGGGGACTGCCGGTCGTCTTCCACCGGGCATTCGACGTCAGCGCCGATCTTTCCGCTTCGCTGGAAACCCTGACCGGTCTCGGTTTCACCCGCGTCCTGACCAGCGGTGGCGCCCCCACCGCGGTCGAAGGAGCGGAGGTGATTGGCGAGCTGGTACGTCAGGCGGCCGGACGGATCGAGATTCTTCCGGGAGGCGGAATCCGTGCCGAGAATGCCGCGACCGTCGCAGCCACCGGCGCCGGCCAGATCCACCTCACCGGTCGCCGCACCACGGACAGCACGATGACTTTCCGTCGTCCGGAGATCCCGATGGGCGCGGGTTCCGTGCCAGGTGAATACGAGCACCGAACGACCGATCCGAACCTCATCCGCCAGCTGCTCGCCTCGTTTTGA
- a CDS encoding TIGR00730 family Rossman fold protein, giving the protein MTAPDCPDSPQPTEEHQIDESAIREQLEFELHHSDRTLLSGPSSRVGELCTIGRVAWDFLKAFRALHFAGPAVTIFGSARTKPGTTYYELARTMGSECAKLGFTVITGGGPGIMEAGNRGAHEAGGRSIGVNIELPFEQHVNPYVDRSVDMHYFFTRKTILVKYSYAFIVMPGGAGTMDEMFETMTLIQTKKIRNFPIILMGKDYWKPLMDFVYHMAEAGTISPEDPELIFFTDDPEEAVAHLKRHAVRQFGLRERRLPKAKSILGESEMPKQQTV; this is encoded by the coding sequence ATGACCGCACCCGATTGCCCGGACTCGCCCCAGCCCACCGAAGAACACCAGATCGATGAATCCGCGATCCGGGAGCAGCTCGAATTCGAACTGCATCACAGCGACAGGACACTCCTCTCCGGACCGAGCTCGCGGGTCGGCGAGTTGTGCACGATCGGCCGCGTCGCCTGGGATTTCCTGAAGGCTTTCCGCGCGCTGCATTTCGCCGGCCCGGCAGTGACGATTTTCGGCTCCGCGCGCACCAAGCCCGGCACGACCTACTACGAGCTCGCCCGCACCATGGGATCCGAGTGCGCCAAGCTCGGCTTTACGGTCATCACGGGTGGCGGCCCCGGCATCATGGAAGCCGGCAACCGCGGTGCCCACGAAGCCGGCGGCCGCTCGATCGGCGTCAACATCGAGCTGCCCTTCGAGCAGCACGTGAACCCCTACGTCGACCGCTCGGTGGACATGCACTACTTCTTCACCCGCAAGACGATCCTGGTGAAGTACTCCTACGCCTTCATCGTCATGCCCGGCGGTGCCGGCACCATGGACGAGATGTTCGAGACGATGACGCTCATCCAGACGAAGAAGATCCGGAACTTCCCGATCATCCTGATGGGCAAGGACTACTGGAAGCCGTTGATGGACTTCGTCTATCACATGGCCGAGGCGGGCACGATCAGCCCGGAAGACCCGGAACTGATCTTCTTCACCGATGATCCCGAGGAAGCCGTGGCCCACCTGAAACGCCACGCCGTTCGGCAGTTCGGCCTGCGCGAGCGCCGCCTTCCGAAGGCCAAGTCCATCCTCGGCGAATCCGAAATGCCCAAGCAGCAGACCGTCTAG
- a CDS encoding MoxR family ATPase, protein MTDQTDDTQAVEKLGQARDAIVTELRKTIVGMDEVIDQMMIAIFAKGHCLLVGVPGLAKTLLVSSLAETMSLGFKRIQFTPDLMPSDITGTELLQEDPETHQRRFMFQKGPVFTNLLLADEINRTPPKTQAALLEAMQEKRVSSGGEDYKLDEPFFVLATQNPIEQEGTYPLPEAQLDRFLFNIRVKYPTHQEELDIMKSVTGEISDEVKKVVDGPAIVEFQKVVRRIPVADPIFEYAARIVRSTRPDEPDAPEFVKKLMSWGAGPRASLNLILAGKARAALRGRCHVSEDDIRAVALPILRHRVIPSFAARSEGMTSDTLVERLLDELSTEGQRKAG, encoded by the coding sequence ATGACTGACCAAACCGACGACACACAGGCCGTGGAGAAGCTCGGCCAGGCGCGCGACGCGATCGTGACCGAACTCCGAAAGACCATCGTCGGCATGGACGAGGTCATCGACCAGATGATGATCGCGATCTTCGCGAAGGGCCACTGCCTGCTGGTCGGAGTCCCCGGCCTTGCCAAGACGCTGCTGGTCAGCTCGCTGGCCGAGACGATGTCGCTCGGCTTCAAGCGGATCCAGTTCACCCCCGATCTGATGCCCTCGGACATCACCGGCACCGAGCTCCTGCAGGAGGACCCCGAGACGCACCAGCGCCGCTTCATGTTCCAGAAAGGCCCGGTTTTCACCAACCTGCTGCTGGCCGACGAGATCAACCGGACGCCGCCGAAGACGCAGGCCGCACTGCTGGAAGCGATGCAGGAAAAGCGGGTGTCGTCGGGTGGCGAGGACTACAAGCTGGACGAGCCGTTCTTCGTTCTCGCGACCCAGAACCCGATCGAGCAGGAAGGCACCTACCCGCTGCCGGAAGCCCAGCTCGACCGATTCCTTTTCAACATCCGGGTGAAATATCCGACCCACCAGGAGGAGCTCGACATCATGAAGAGCGTGACCGGTGAGATCTCCGATGAGGTGAAGAAGGTCGTCGACGGCCCGGCCATCGTCGAGTTCCAGAAAGTCGTGCGCCGGATCCCGGTGGCCGATCCGATCTTCGAATACGCCGCCCGCATCGTGCGCTCCACCCGTCCGGACGAACCGGATGCCCCGGAGTTCGTCAAGAAGCTCATGTCGTGGGGCGCGGGTCCGCGGGCCTCGCTCAACCTGATTCTCGCCGGCAAGGCGCGCGCCGCGCTGCGGGGCCGCTGCCATGTGTCGGAAGACGACATCCGGGCCGTGGCCCTGCCGATCCTGCGCCACCGCGTGATCCCGAGTTTCGCCGCCCGTTCGGAAGGCATGACCTCGGATACGCTGGTCGAGCGCCTGCTCGATGAGTTGTCGACCGAAGGTCAGCGGAAAGCAGGCTGA
- a CDS encoding DUF58 domain-containing protein, whose product MDHLPETNYLDPEILQRIGDLELIAREAVEGLRVGSHRSPLRGFSTEFAHHRQYVPGDAIRNIDWRVFGRTERYYTKLYEAETNFDCHLLIDASASMNYASGKVSKLEYAKFLSAALAYIVLKQRDSVGLSVFDSEVRGYLPPRSTMGILLQIDRMLRETKSVPRTTLAKQLHDIALMMKRRSFVVVISDFFADVEDVLSGLDHLRFDGHNVVVLQTLDPYELTFPFNGTWRFEGLELEEPVTTQPDRIREDYLASLQRHREALRAGCVAAHIDYALVDTSRPLDGFLSEFFHERETTLGGGSAEPRQ is encoded by the coding sequence ATGGACCACCTGCCCGAGACGAACTACCTCGATCCCGAGATCCTCCAGCGGATCGGGGACCTTGAGCTGATCGCCCGCGAAGCGGTCGAGGGCTTGCGTGTCGGCAGCCACCGCAGCCCGCTGCGCGGCTTCAGCACCGAGTTCGCGCACCACCGGCAGTATGTGCCCGGCGACGCGATCCGGAACATCGACTGGCGCGTCTTCGGCCGGACCGAACGCTACTACACCAAGCTCTACGAGGCGGAGACCAACTTCGATTGCCACCTGCTGATCGATGCCAGCGCGTCGATGAACTACGCCTCCGGCAAGGTCAGCAAGCTCGAGTATGCCAAGTTCCTCAGCGCGGCGCTGGCCTACATCGTCCTCAAGCAACGCGACTCGGTCGGGCTCTCGGTCTTCGACAGCGAGGTGCGCGGCTACCTTCCGCCGCGCTCGACGATGGGGATCCTGCTGCAGATCGACCGGATGCTGCGCGAGACGAAATCGGTGCCGCGAACCACGCTCGCCAAGCAGCTGCACGACATTGCTCTGATGATGAAGCGACGCTCGTTCGTGGTCGTGATTTCCGACTTCTTCGCCGACGTCGAGGATGTCCTCAGCGGGCTCGATCACCTGCGCTTCGACGGCCACAACGTGGTCGTTCTGCAAACGCTCGACCCCTACGAGCTGACCTTTCCCTTCAACGGGACATGGCGGTTCGAAGGCCTCGAACTGGAGGAGCCGGTGACGACCCAGCCCGACCGCATCCGCGAGGACTACCTCGCCTCGTTGCAGCGGCATCGAGAGGCGCTGCGTGCCGGCTGTGTCGCGGCGCACATCGACTACGCCTTGGTCGACACCTCGCGTCCGCTCGACGGCTTCCTCAGTGAGTTTTTCCATGAACGGGAGACCACCCTCGGCGGTGGCTCGGCCGAACCCCGCCAATGA